TGACCCTTATAATTTATTTAATATGCTTTCTCTAGTGTTTCAAATAATTTAGTGGGGTCCGTGCCTTTGGGAGGTTGTTTCGTGTTTTGACGTGAAAGCATCCACTTTAGTGTGGTTCGTGCCCCTTACGTGGGACTAAAAAATAATTCGTGTTTTCGTGTTGAAAAACCGGACAAATCAGCGAACCACACAAACAAAGGACAAACGATTACATAACAAACACGGAACTACCGGCCCCTATGGTTAAGTACACTCCGAGACGGCATAACGGGAAAAAGGCAAGAAAAAAATAGGACACTTCCCCAAACCGCTATATTTTTAATTATAATTTTGAAAAAAGTTTAGATAATGCATTTGAAATAACCTAAAACGAGGCAAAACATGAGTAACAAGATCATAGCTTTATTGCTTTCCTTATTCGTGCTCGCTATGGCGTTAGCCATACAGCCAGTGTCCAGCCAGTCGGGCATATCATATAACCCGAACCAGAACTACGGCCACTTACCGCCAATCCCGAGCCCGCCCGCACGGCCCTCCGTCCCGGCATTTCCCGCCATTCCCTGGCCATGGAAACCAACGCTAACCCCGGTGCCCGTGCCAACGCTAACGGCTACTCCGCCGCCGCAAATGCATCCCCCGCCGAAAGTAGGTTAATCCTCTCCGGTAAGAAAAACGGTCGATCAGGCCATAGAATCGTAGGGCTTTAGGTCCACTTACAATATTTTTTATTCGAGCCTCTTGCCGTCTCTACAGGATACTTAGCGGCGTTCTTTTCGAGCTTCCTCTCGAACGCCTTCGTCAGGTCGATATCGTACTTCTGCCCCAGCCTTAATAAGAAAAACAGTACGTCGGCTATTTCATCCTCGACCTCCTCCCGCCCCCGGGCATCGTGGAATATCGCCTCCACCTCATCCGGCGACTTGAAGCGGAACAGGTCCAGCAGCTCCCCGGCCTCCGTGCTCACGCCGATGGCCAGGTCCTTGGCATTATGGTACTGGTCCCAGTCACGGGCCTCGCAAAAGGCCTGGACTTGGGATTTCAGGTCGAAAATAGCGGTAGTCGAATCATTAAGCATAATTATCAATCTCACATCCAATTGGTATCATAGCATTATAGCATTTTCGAGATTATTTTCAAGATACGCATACACTATTTATTAATTACATTATTTTGTATTTAAGTTATTTAATTTCTACCCAGTTAAAGGTCGTGATAATATAAGCCAATTATTTATTTATTGGAAAAAGATATACTTATATATACAGGGGATATGCTTTGCATGATATTCACAATATCCCCATTAGTATAATAATGCATGCTGCTGAAGCGTTGATCAGACGATTTAAATTAGATGTGATAGATGCCGAGCATTATATCAAAACCGCAAAGATCATCAAGCATTTCGAAAAAGATGGCAACATTGGCATACTAGAAAGCTACGTCGGTGGTTGCAAAATACAATTCGTATGTACGATAAGAGAAAATATCCTATACTTAATAACGGTTGAGGAATGCAAATGAGCTCATGCCCGATATGCAATACGCCCATGAAAAAAGAGCGAAGGGAAATTGAAAAGGGGTTATATGCCCAGGTCGAAGTATGTACCAAATGCCAGGATGAATGGCTGGACATGAAAGCCTACGAAGAGCTGTATCAATATTACAATAGAAAGACATTCAAGATCGGCGGAAGCCTTGCAATCCGAATACCAAAAGACCTGGCAGAAGTCGTTGGGATAAAAGAAGGTACCAGAGTGAAGTTCGCTGTTAAGGATAAGAAACTGGTCATCGAAGCAATATCATGAGTTAATATTTGATTAGTTTCTTAATGCACTTGCCCTTTATTTATCTTGAGCGAAAAGAAAAATTAAGAAAAAGGATAAATAATTTAATGATTATTTCTTCGCCTTTGCCTTAGCAGCAGGCTTAGCTTTTACACCAGTTGCCTTCTTGACCGGCTTTTTCGCCGCGGCCGTCTTCTTGACGGGCTTGGCCTTAACCGCGGCCGTCTTCTTGACCGGCTTCGCCTTAACGGCGGCTTTCTTCACCACTTTACCCTTAACGGCGGCCGTCTTTGGCTTCGCCGTCTTCTTCACAACTTTCTTTGTTACCATTGCTTTCTGTTTCTCCTTTAAAGCTTTCATATCAAATGATTCTTGTTTATCGAGATCATCCATCAGGTCCCTGGCATCCTGGTCTTTTGGCGACTCAAGTAGCACTATATCAAGCTGCTCGCGGGCGAGGCCGTACTTCTCCTGCCCGATATAGGCTCTCGCCAGGTTCCTGCGTGCGTCGAGGTCATCCGGGTCCAGTTTCAGGACCCGCTGCAGCTCATCGATGGCCTTGCTCCGCTCGCCGGTCTCCAGGTACCAGATGCCCAGGTTATAGCGCGCGTCGGCGAACTTCGGGTCGATCCTGAGCGCTTCCTTGAGCGTCGCGACGGCCTCGTCGTTCCTGCCGTTCATGAAATAGACGTTCGCCAGGTAAAACCGCGACTCCGTATCTTTCTTGTCGACCTTCACGGCCCCTTCCAGCTCCCGCTGTGCGTCCTTCGTCTTCCCCATGTTCAGGTAGACCAGCGCCAGCGACGTCCTGGGCTCGACCGAGTTCGGGTCCAGATTTACTGCGGCCTTAAGCTCTTTTATGCTGTTCTTCGTGTCGCCCGTTTCGTTGTATGCCAGCCCCAGGCCGAAATGCGCGGGCGCATACTCTTTATTGATCTTTAGCATTTCTTTGAAGCTCTCTATCGCCATGTCGAAGTTGCCCATGTGCATGTTTATCTGTGCCTTACCGATAAGAGCTACGGCGTCTTCGAGTTTTTCATTCGTTATATCCGGTGATTTTTTAGTCGCGCGTTTAACCATAAAGACCAATTGCTATACTTATTTGTCGTTATTATTTAAGTCTCTTTTTCTATAATCCTATATATATCATACATAGAGCCATGTTCATGTGGACATTTAATATGTGAATTTTAAATAGACTTGATAACAGAACAAATGTGAAAATGAAGTACAATACGAAAGTTGAAAGCTTAAAAAATGAGCACGCACTATATTTAACATTAAGGATAAACGGGCTCCGGCTCCGGCACCGCCTGCGCCTCGATCGCGGGCAAAGTGATCACGAACTCGCTACCCTTCTTATAATCCCCCGGCACACGGTTCTCCACGCGAATATCCCCGCCCAGCCTATCCAGCACCAGCTTAACCAGAAACATCGGCAGCGCTTTTCCATGCGCCTGCGTGATACCAAGGTGAAACGTAAACAATTCATCCTTCGTATCATCGGGTATTTCCTGGGAATTATCGATGATGGAGACCGTGTAGTAAGGCTGCATATCGATGTTAACCTTATCCACATTGATATCCAGAGTCACGTCGCCGCGGGAGCACATAATGGCGTTGTTGATGAGCGTATAGAACACGTCCTCCAGCACGGCGCTGCCATTCACCATCCGGCCCATCAGCGGTGTATAGTGGATATTCACGCTCTTCGTCTGCGGCCAGCTCACGTCTTTGATGGCCTCCTCGATGAGGCCGTCCAGGTCCAGCGTCTCGACCGGCAGGTCCTCACTTAGAGT
This genomic window from Methanocella sp. contains:
- a CDS encoding nucleotide pyrophosphohydrolase; protein product: MLNDSTTAIFDLKSQVQAFCEARDWDQYHNAKDLAIGVSTEAGELLDLFRFKSPDEVEAIFHDARGREEVEDEIADVLFFLLRLGQKYDIDLTKAFERKLEKNAAKYPVETARGSNKKYCKWT
- a CDS encoding AbrB/MazE/SpoVT family DNA-binding domain-containing protein is translated as MSSCPICNTPMKKERREIEKGLYAQVEVCTKCQDEWLDMKAYEELYQYYNRKTFKIGGSLAIRIPKDLAEVVGIKEGTRVKFAVKDKKLVIEAIS
- a CDS encoding tetratricopeptide repeat protein; protein product: MVKRATKKSPDITNEKLEDAVALIGKAQINMHMGNFDMAIESFKEMLKINKEYAPAHFGLGLAYNETGDTKNSIKELKAAVNLDPNSVEPRTSLALVYLNMGKTKDAQRELEGAVKVDKKDTESRFYLANVYFMNGRNDEAVATLKEALRIDPKFADARYNLGIWYLETGERSKAIDELQRVLKLDPDDLDARRNLARAYIGQEKYGLAREQLDIVLLESPKDQDARDLMDDLDKQESFDMKALKEKQKAMVTKKVVKKTAKPKTAAVKGKVVKKAAVKAKPVKKTAAVKAKPVKKTAAAKKPVKKATGVKAKPAAKAKAKK